One genomic segment of Ctenopharyngodon idella isolate HZGC_01 chromosome 7, HZGC01, whole genome shotgun sequence includes these proteins:
- the si:ch211-212k18.15 gene encoding uncharacterized protein si:ch211-212k18.15 isoform X2, producing the protein MPLDKDLGYSFGCNLTGTMTEQQQEEKRYDPNDTTLKFVTRQDDITGDDDPETRRAEMSCGHAVTPQSLTGWCRSLLDQGQHKFMCPALKDDTLKRCNAEWPYVEVRRLAVLTQEEQSHFEETMAVLAAAEYCEHKTCPGCQTFVERADITNLCAICTICTAEKGRTFQFCWQCMKEWKGPGPRSDRCENPGCTNPDIEKLAKCRYITLPEVKNVSCPSMRACPTCGNLVEHDTTGCKNIICNRCRVEFCFVCLKVTQECLQTSSYFIGCSAGVAPRQTSIPTWNRN; encoded by the exons ATGCCCCTGGACAAAGACCTAGGCTACTCATTTGGCTGTAACTTGACAG GAACAATGACTGAACAACAGCAAGAAGAAAAACGCTACGATCCTAATGACACAACGCTGAAGTTTGTAACGCGCCAGGATGacataa CTGGGGATGATGACCCCGAGACTCGTCGAGCTGAGATGTCTTGTGGCCATGCTGTCACTCCACAGTCACTGACTGGGTGGTGTCGAAGTCTACTTGACCAG GGTCAGCACAAGTTTATGTGCCCTGCACTTAAAGATGACACACTCAAAAGATGCAATGCAGAATGGCCCTATGTGGAGGTGCGGAGGTTGGCTGTACTGACACAAGAGGAACAGAGCCATTTTGAAGAGACAATGGCTGTCCTGGCTGCAGCTGAGTACTGTGAACACAAAACA TGTCCTGGCTGTCAAACATTTGTTGAGAGAGCCGACATTACCAACCTCTGTGCCATTTGTACAATCTGCACGGCTGAAAAGGGTCGGACATTTCAGTTCTGCTGGCAGTGTATGAAAGAGTGGAAAGGTCCAGGCCCTCGATCTGACCGCTGTGAAAACCCTGGCTGCACCAATCCTGACATCGAAAAGCTGGCAAAATGTCGTTATATAACGCTACCTGaagttaaaaatgtgagttgTCCCTCCATGCGAGCTTGCCCCACTTGTGGCAATCTTGTGGAGCATGACACAACAGGGTGCAAGAATATCATATGTAATCGCTGCAGGGTTGAATTCTGCTTTGTGTGCCTGAAAGTCACTCAAGAATGTTTACAAACAAGCAGTTACTTCATTGGCTGTTCAGCTGGAGTCGCGCCACGGCAGACTTCCATTCCAACCTGgaatagaaattaa
- the si:ch211-212k18.15 gene encoding uncharacterized protein si:ch211-212k18.15 isoform X1 yields the protein MIKKINKCTLTEKFALHLLSYEKGSAAPLLPMPLDKDLGYSFGCNLTGTMTEQQQEEKRYDPNDTTLKFVTRQDDITGDDDPETRRAEMSCGHAVTPQSLTGWCRSLLDQGQHKFMCPALKDDTLKRCNAEWPYVEVRRLAVLTQEEQSHFEETMAVLAAAEYCEHKTCPGCQTFVERADITNLCAICTICTAEKGRTFQFCWQCMKEWKGPGPRSDRCENPGCTNPDIEKLAKCRYITLPEVKNVSCPSMRACPTCGNLVEHDTTGCKNIICNRCRVEFCFVCLKVTQECLQTSSYFIGCSAGVAPRQTSIPTWNRN from the exons atgataaaaaaaattaataaatgtacgTTAACTGAAAAATTTGCGTTGCATTTACTGTCCTATGAAAAAGGGAGTGCTGCACCCCTACTTCCCATGCCCCTGGACAAAGACCTAGGCTACTCATTTGGCTGTAACTTGACAG GAACAATGACTGAACAACAGCAAGAAGAAAAACGCTACGATCCTAATGACACAACGCTGAAGTTTGTAACGCGCCAGGATGacataa CTGGGGATGATGACCCCGAGACTCGTCGAGCTGAGATGTCTTGTGGCCATGCTGTCACTCCACAGTCACTGACTGGGTGGTGTCGAAGTCTACTTGACCAG GGTCAGCACAAGTTTATGTGCCCTGCACTTAAAGATGACACACTCAAAAGATGCAATGCAGAATGGCCCTATGTGGAGGTGCGGAGGTTGGCTGTACTGACACAAGAGGAACAGAGCCATTTTGAAGAGACAATGGCTGTCCTGGCTGCAGCTGAGTACTGTGAACACAAAACA TGTCCTGGCTGTCAAACATTTGTTGAGAGAGCCGACATTACCAACCTCTGTGCCATTTGTACAATCTGCACGGCTGAAAAGGGTCGGACATTTCAGTTCTGCTGGCAGTGTATGAAAGAGTGGAAAGGTCCAGGCCCTCGATCTGACCGCTGTGAAAACCCTGGCTGCACCAATCCTGACATCGAAAAGCTGGCAAAATGTCGTTATATAACGCTACCTGaagttaaaaatgtgagttgTCCCTCCATGCGAGCTTGCCCCACTTGTGGCAATCTTGTGGAGCATGACACAACAGGGTGCAAGAATATCATATGTAATCGCTGCAGGGTTGAATTCTGCTTTGTGTGCCTGAAAGTCACTCAAGAATGTTTACAAACAAGCAGTTACTTCATTGGCTGTTCAGCTGGAGTCGCGCCACGGCAGACTTCCATTCCAACCTGgaatagaaattaa